A genomic segment from Candidatus Brocadia sinica JPN1 encodes:
- a CDS encoding Druantia anti-phage system protein DruA, translated as MKPILFHYRSRELHADDIAFIKALTERHFLRGRSYISRELCKSWNWMQPNGKLKEYAARDLLLRLEEQGLVSLPPRIRPKNNLKPKVFDQMPLFVKRTLEGAITEYETPTVQVVRDHQERYLWGYLLHHYHYLGCPRLVGEHIRHIVHIGNQVVACLGWASAAWKVKDRDRFIGWDESTKRIHLHLIASNVRFLIPPWVMIKHLASKVLSLALRRLSHDWKSVYGHPVYLAETFVDTARFQGTCYQAANWIRVGKTQGNAKRGNRYQYHGQPKELYLYPLERNFRRFLAHDQG; from the coding sequence ATGAAGCCTATCCTATTCCACTACCGTTCACGAGAACTGCATGCAGACGATATAGCCTTTATCAAGGCTCTCACTGAGCGTCATTTTCTCAGAGGGCGAAGTTATATTTCCCGTGAACTCTGCAAGAGTTGGAACTGGATGCAGCCCAATGGCAAGTTGAAAGAATACGCAGCACGAGACCTCCTTCTGAGATTGGAAGAGCAGGGATTGGTTTCGCTTCCGCCACGAATACGGCCGAAAAACAATCTCAAACCCAAGGTCTTTGATCAGATGCCCCTTTTCGTCAAAAGAACACTGGAAGGTGCCATCACCGAGTATGAAACCCCGACGGTCCAGGTGGTAAGAGACCATCAAGAGAGGTACCTCTGGGGTTATCTCCTTCATCACTACCACTACCTCGGATGTCCCCGGCTTGTTGGCGAACACATCAGGCACATCGTACATATCGGCAACCAGGTCGTTGCCTGTCTTGGATGGGCAAGTGCCGCATGGAAGGTCAAAGACCGTGATCGTTTCATCGGATGGGATGAGTCTACCAAACGGATACACTTGCATTTGATTGCAAGTAACGTGCGATTTCTCATTCCACCCTGGGTTATGATCAAACACCTTGCATCCAAGGTATTATCCCTCGCCCTGAGGCGTTTGTCACATGACTGGAAATCCGTCTATGGCCATCCCGTGTATTTGGCTGAAACCTTTGTTGATACCGCACGGTTTCAAGGCACCTGCTACCAGGCAGCCAATTGGATTCGTGTTGGGAAAACCCAAGGGAATGCAAAACGGGGCAATCGCTATCAGTATCATGGACAGCCTAAGGAACTCTACCTCTATCCTCTTGAGAGAAACTTCCGGAGGTTTCTTGCTCATGACCAGGGATGA
- the tnpC gene encoding IS66 family transposase, which translates to MTRDEAIAILEMDREDAIQAILILAEKAENYDRLCDKPSPTTPSGMTPSYLKPAGKRKRRPCGRKHGHKGISRKRPEKITAYQTHTLKSCPDCHQPLQNPVRTYKRYIEDIPQIDPVVTEHTVHGSWCSCCRKIVQPTVTDALPNARLGLRLVVFTAWLHYLVGISINNIVKMVSVFFNFHISAGGLTQAWKSLATLLESRYNDIGQKVSASAVLHADETGWRLNGKTHWLWCFTTKTLCYYLITRNRGSPVIEKFLGRLFKGILICDFWGAYNKINALAKQRCFYHLFTELVKVDTYNRSIPWKAFRKKLSRVLKDALRLSEEKNHLSPECFLRLKKRLHYRLEQFLITPYQDKDAQRLIKRLNRHKEELFTFLEHEGVSPYNNHAEQQMRKPVLTRKISQQNRSAQGANTQAILMTLLRSAELQGANPVENLLAIAKNALTVKTPSGLAYKIAC; encoded by the coding sequence ATGACCAGGGATGAAGCCATAGCCATTTTAGAGATGGACAGAGAGGATGCGATTCAGGCCATCCTGATACTGGCCGAGAAAGCAGAGAACTATGACAGACTCTGCGATAAACCGAGTCCAACCACCCCGTCCGGCATGACACCCTCTTATCTCAAGCCCGCAGGCAAAAGGAAAAGACGGCCTTGTGGCAGGAAACACGGACATAAGGGGATTTCCCGGAAACGGCCGGAAAAAATAACTGCCTATCAGACACATACCCTCAAGAGTTGTCCTGATTGCCACCAGCCACTGCAAAATCCGGTAAGAACGTATAAGCGATACATCGAAGATATCCCACAGATTGATCCGGTCGTGACTGAACATACGGTTCATGGTTCCTGGTGTTCTTGTTGTAGAAAGATTGTCCAGCCTACGGTCACAGACGCGTTGCCAAATGCCCGACTCGGATTGCGCCTCGTTGTCTTTACCGCCTGGCTTCATTACTTAGTCGGCATAAGTATAAACAATATCGTAAAGATGGTTTCCGTATTTTTCAACTTTCACATAAGCGCCGGTGGTTTAACCCAGGCTTGGAAGTCCCTTGCAACACTCCTGGAATCACGGTATAACGATATTGGACAAAAAGTCTCCGCAAGTGCCGTTTTACACGCAGATGAAACAGGGTGGCGGTTGAACGGGAAAACCCATTGGTTATGGTGTTTTACCACCAAAACCCTCTGCTACTACCTCATAACACGCAATCGGGGGTCGCCTGTCATAGAAAAGTTCTTAGGCAGACTATTCAAGGGCATCCTGATTTGTGACTTCTGGGGCGCTTATAACAAGATAAACGCACTGGCAAAGCAGCGGTGTTTCTATCATCTGTTCACGGAACTGGTAAAAGTCGACACATACAATCGGTCAATTCCATGGAAAGCTTTCCGGAAAAAACTCTCTCGTGTGCTCAAAGACGCATTGCGGTTATCGGAGGAAAAGAACCATTTGAGTCCAGAATGCTTTCTTCGGTTGAAAAAGAGATTACATTATCGGCTTGAACAGTTTTTGATAACACCCTATCAGGATAAAGACGCACAAAGACTGATCAAACGTCTGAATCGCCATAAAGAGGAACTCTTTACGTTCCTGGAACATGAGGGCGTGAGTCCCTATAATAACCATGCTGAGCAACAGATGCGAAAGCCGGTATTGACTCGAAAGATCTCACAACAAAATCGTTCTGCTCAAGGTGCGAATACCCAGGCTATCCTTATGACATTGCTTCGCTCTGCGGAATTACAAGGTGCTAATCCCGTTGAAAACCTTCTGGCAATTGCCAAAAACGCCCTGACGGTAAAAACGCCTTCTGGGTTGGCCTATAAAATCGCTTGTTAA